A portion of the Myripristis murdjan chromosome 13, fMyrMur1.1, whole genome shotgun sequence genome contains these proteins:
- the LOC115369615 gene encoding uncharacterized protein LOC115369615, whose amino-acid sequence MGCSRLLILGFVLNVAHCLETLDAGEEAEVETVRSITALLGDEVYLSCIYLGENEISGAHWKRQSNSKKKMMRLAGFNGDRPYSFDPNFSEPASRTNLTCKVNISSVEAEGEYTCVFDSDEYEIIGKTTVTVVAQPDIETLVNEETFNGTQYQSVSCSAANGRPMPQISWLVNGLPPSVYPFTVEMSDTVHPNGTATMRSVLRFPTHLQDEESVTCVVQHPTLPDPQLTTVRVATYVAPNVTIKAELVQQEEGEFWVVSCMASGGRPETDISLVLATGEELQQENDTDSDIQTSSYHLPAQVYEGQNVTCVFDHPKFTHKESRVITLPSFYLSRVQLFHSGTGHRRDEISDIESLELQEGQSDTIINLEAAGNVPRYSVSCNKDGERLPEGVEVVGSSLRVQAPLEFYHGGLYECVLSYHTHSAMIQFNITVKPKDIEPVPPMIRVDLQSGAARRVIECLAADAVPAANMSWLLPEGVSGVSSFNFTSHNGSHSVRGVLLLPACSPWELTVECVINHPAWEKPENRSITLPVCARPNITVSSRVEWRGGERHSVAECRVNSVAPAATITWHVANTDGDNTTSHLQPTGRMSVVQASGLVTAHSTVQFRSSLYSGQKLTCVVEHLSLEEPEKREIYIPVYKAAVLNVSVVRQQDSPLWLAVCEYRGEGVTANLAWILPENTTGQSTQFSEYEGHTVKTRLTYQFPLARHEGQALTCVNRNQQGKTENRTVDVPIYYISFTRAGGHAAPLQSYRHGKHLIHKLALKENLPHQKLLLHVYGNAPVYNITCQRSDGSLVPMEGTAMLFHSKVTKRDEGIYKCHVSFCHHKAAAYFQVEVASYEEQICTLVIICISSASAIFLILLVILWAFWGKCDHGQTKNAESSSALTSLMQDPCSPELKKAPVSGGDKQEYAHLVSYSIVLDVKSTV is encoded by the exons ATGCAGGTGAAGAGGCAGAGGTTGAGACAGTACGCAGCATCACAGCGCTCCTGGGAGATGAAGTGTATCTGAGCTGTATATATCTGGGTGAGAATGAAATCTCGGGTGCCCACTGGAAACGCCAGAGCAATTCTAAAAAGAAGATGATGAGACTGGCGGGATTTAACGGGGACCGGCCGTACAGCTTTGACCCCAACTTCTCCGAGCCAGCTTCTCGTACCAACCTCACATGTAAGGTGAACATATCCAGCGTGGAGGCGGAGGGAGAATACACCTGTGTGTTCGATTCAGATGAGTACGAGATCATTGGCAAGACGACTGTCACTGTAGTAG CTCAACCTGATATTGAAACCCTGGTGAACGAAGAGACTTTCAATGGCACCCAATACCAATCTGTTTCCTGCTCTGCTGCCAACGGAAGACCCATGCCTCAGATCAGCTGGTTGGTCAACGGGCTTCCCCCCTCTGTTTATCCCTTTACGGTCGAGATGAGCGACACCGTTCACCCAAATGGCACTGCCACCATGAGGAGCGTCCTCCGCTTCCCAACCCACCTGCAGGACGAGGAGAGTGTCACCTGTGTGGTGCAACACCCGACCCTACCTGACCCCCAACTCACAACAGTGAGGGTGGCAACTTATG TTGCTCCAAATGTGACCATCAAAGCAGAGCTGGTACAACAGGAGGAAGGGGAGTTCTGGGTGGTCTCTTGCATGGCATCTGGTGGGAGACCTGAGACTGACATTTCCTTGGTTCTGGCCACTGGAGaagagctgcagcaggaaaatGACACAGACTCAGACATACAAACAAGCTCATACCACCTCCCTGCACAGGTGTATGAGGGGCAAAACGTCACCTGTGTTTTTGATCACCCCAAATTTACACACAAGGAGTCACGAGTGATTACACTGCCTTCCTTCT ATTTGTCCAGAGTTCAGCTCTTTCATTCTGGGACTGGACACAGACGCGATGAGATCAGTGACATTGAGTCTTTGGAGCTGCAGGAAGGACAGAGTGATACCATTATTAACCTGGAAGCCGCTGGGAATGTGCCACGGTATTCTGTTTCTTGCAACAA AGATGGCGAGCGACTGCCTGAGGGTGTGGAGGTGGTGGGTAGTTCCCTCAGGGTTCAGGCTCCTTTGGAGTTTTACCATGGTGGCCTGTATGAATGTGTCCTCtcctatcacacacacagtgcgaTGATTCAATTCAACATCACAGTTAAGCCTAAAGATATAGAGCCTG TTCCTCCCATGATAAGAGTTGATTTGCAGAGCGGAGCTGCACGCAGGGTCATCGAGTGCTTAGCAGCTGATGCTGTTCCTGCAGCCAACATGTCCTGGCTTCTACCGGAGGGTGTGTCTGGTGTCTCCTCATTCAATTTCACTTCTCATAATGGAAGCCACTCTGTCAGAGGAGTTTTACTCCTCCCTGCCTGCTCGCCTTGGGAACTCACTGTAGAATGTGTGATAAATCACCCTGCTTGGGAGAAGCCGGAGAACAGAAGCATAACCCTCCCCGTTTGCG CTCGCCCCAACATCACTGTAAGCTCCAGGGTTGAGTGGAGAGGAGGTGAAAGGCACTCAGTGGCAGAGTGTCGTGTGAACAGTGTTGCACCTGCAGCAACCATAACCTGGCATGTTGCAAACACTGACGGTGACAATACCACCAGTCATTTGCAGCCAACTGGAAGGATGTCTGTGGTGCAGGCCAGTGGCTTGGTGACGGCTCACAGCACGGTGCAGTTCCGCTCTTCTTTATATTCTGGTCAGAAGTTGACCTGTGTAGTGGAGCATCTGAGCCTGGAGGAGCCAGAGAAAAGGGAGATCTACATTCCTGTGTACA AAGCTGCAGTGCTGAATGTGTCTGTAGTGAGACAGCAGGACTCTCCTCTCTGGCTGGCAGTGTGTGAGTACAGAGGGGAGGGTGTCACGGCTAACCTTGCCTGGATCCTTCCTGAAAATACCACAGGCCAAAGCACACAGTTCTCCGAGTATGAAGGGCACACGGTGAAAACCAGGCTAACATATCAGTTTCCACTGGCCCGTCACGAGGGGCAGGCCCTGACCTGTGTGAATCGGAATCAACAAGGAAAAACGGAGAACAGGACGGTGGATGTCCCCATATACT ATATTTCCTTTACGAGAGCCGGAGGCCATGCAGCTCCTCTCCAAAGTTACCGTCATGGCAAACACCTCATACACAAACTGGCTCTCAAGGAGAATCTTCCCCACCAGAAGTTGTTACTCCATGTCTATGGAAACGCGCCAGTGTACAACATCACTTGTCAAAG GAGTGACGGCTCACTTGTCCCGATGGAGGGCACCGCAATGCTCTTCCACTCGAAGGTCACAAAGCGTGACGAGGGCATATACAAGTGCCATGTCTCCTTCTGTCATCACAAGGCTGCAGCCTACTTTCAAGTGGAAGTTGCCAGTTACGAGGAACAAATCT gtACACTGGTGATCATCTGCATCTCTTCAGCCTCAGccatcttcctcatcctcctcgtcATTCTCTGGGCGTTCTG